One region of Glycine max cultivar Williams 82 chromosome 9, Glycine_max_v4.0, whole genome shotgun sequence genomic DNA includes:
- the LOC100790164 gene encoding DNA-directed RNA polymerases II, IV and V subunit 12: MDPQPEPVSYICGDCGMENTLKPGDVIQCRECGYRILYKKRTRRIVQYEAR, encoded by the exons ATGGATCCTCAGCCTGAGCCAGTTAGCTACATCTGCGGAG ATTGTGGAATGGAGAATACGCTGAAGCCTGGTGACGTTATACAGTGCCGTGAGTGCGGTTACCGTATCCTTTACAAGAAGCGCACTCGTCGCA TTGTCCAATACGAGGCACGCTGA